A single window of Candidatus Acidiferrales bacterium DNA harbors:
- a CDS encoding ABC transporter ATP-binding protein, with translation MTDPIVVQDVVKEYRSRRGEPVRAVDGMTFRVSPGQIFGLLGPNGAGKTTLIKILTTLTLPHSGRAWLLGHDVVREPLAVRRSIAVVLQENAIELFLTVRDNLVTFGKFHGLSLAEARRRADRVLDQFRLEEYAQQKAQDLSGGYRRRVQVAKMFTVSTPLLFLDEATTGMDPIIKRDFLMLLRQEARNGRTIVLTTQILSEAEELCDTILIMNRGRIVAHGDLPSLKMLAHQMYDVVLTLKEVNASLREFLSQLRLPRLQFKETSIEFTVKGSEHSVLQIVEEATRRANVLRFEVAGASLEDVFLELLKDSP, from the coding sequence ATGACTGATCCCATCGTGGTTCAAGATGTGGTGAAAGAGTATCGCTCGCGGCGGGGTGAACCCGTCCGGGCCGTGGATGGGATGACGTTTCGCGTGTCGCCGGGGCAGATTTTCGGCCTCCTTGGCCCCAACGGCGCCGGCAAAACAACCCTCATCAAAATCCTGACCACGCTGACCCTGCCCCACTCGGGCCGGGCATGGTTGCTCGGCCACGATGTGGTGCGCGAACCGCTGGCGGTTCGTCGCTCGATTGCCGTTGTCCTGCAAGAGAACGCCATCGAGCTTTTTCTCACGGTGCGCGATAACCTGGTCACCTTCGGCAAGTTCCATGGCCTTTCTCTCGCCGAAGCCCGTCGCCGCGCCGACCGCGTCCTCGATCAGTTTCGCCTCGAAGAGTACGCCCAACAAAAAGCGCAGGACTTGAGCGGCGGGTATCGCCGGCGGGTTCAAGTGGCCAAAATGTTCACGGTCTCGACGCCCCTTCTCTTCCTGGATGAAGCCACCACGGGCATGGACCCGATCATCAAGCGCGACTTCCTGATGCTGCTGCGGCAGGAAGCGAGGAACGGGCGGACGATTGTCCTGACCACCCAGATCTTGAGCGAGGCGGAAGAGCTGTGCGATACGATCCTGATCATGAACCGAGGCCGGATCGTGGCGCACGGGGATCTGCCTTCCCTCAAAATGCTCGCCCACCAGATGTACGATGTTGTCCTCACCCTCAAGGAAGTCAATGCCAGCTTGCGCGAGTTTCTCTCTCAGCTTCGCCTCCCGCGGCTCCAATTCAAGGAGACCAGTATCGAATTTACCGTCAAAGGCAGCGAACATTCCGTTCTCCAAATTGTCGAGGAAGCCACCCGGCGCGCCAATGTCCTGAGATTCGAGGTTGCCGGCGCCTCGCTGGAAGACGTTTTCCTCGAACTGCTGAAGGATTCACCGTGA
- a CDS encoding glycosyltransferase family 39 protein — MRKRFVFIPLAAVLLGACFFDRLGALGLVTPDEPRYAAIARDMVRSGDWVTPRLWGEPWFEKPPLYYWLAAISMSVMGPSEVSARLPSAFLAALLWVATGWVTARLFGGSSGRFAFLLGISSLAMIVFSHAASTDMPFTATFGLAMLCLSVWLFDSDRGRGRRWLLAFYAFLALATLAKGPVSIILSGGSFLLWAAVTRKWALLRPLLHPLGLLIFLLISLPWYFACTVLHGTGFLYAFFIYHNWIRYLEPVFKHPQPFWFFWAVLPLAIFPWILLVLFPLHRLYRLLRFGGKVAPAWPFFACWILFPLIFFSFSQSKLPGYILPCVAPLVALIASELIPLGVSSGAGRAAVISAGLGLAGLLLAAPSVLAQFALRVEMGHLIGFGMAVLLAMVASLVFLSRRPSSKGAEESGSEAQSSMALALISLVLLASGMVLYLNRRVLPLIDASLSARRLATVIGTLSPEAPLYLATDLPRSWQFGLEYYLEGRLPRLLPSRPSEGMQIRLLATQRALPLLPLSGWRVADVRGVVPTQEIVLLEAVAIAPGGSPEGSEGKKPSADARTLSSPRPSR; from the coding sequence ATGCGCAAGCGCTTCGTGTTCATTCCCTTGGCGGCAGTCCTCCTCGGCGCCTGCTTTTTCGACCGGCTTGGCGCTCTTGGTCTTGTGACTCCCGATGAACCTCGCTACGCGGCCATTGCCCGCGACATGGTCCGAAGCGGCGATTGGGTCACGCCCCGCCTTTGGGGAGAGCCGTGGTTTGAAAAGCCGCCGCTCTATTACTGGCTGGCTGCTATCTCCATGAGCGTTATGGGGCCGTCAGAAGTTTCTGCTCGGCTGCCCTCCGCTTTTTTGGCGGCGCTACTCTGGGTTGCGACCGGGTGGGTAACAGCGCGGCTTTTCGGCGGCTCCTCCGGACGCTTTGCCTTCCTTCTTGGAATTTCTTCTCTCGCGATGATCGTCTTCTCCCACGCCGCTTCCACCGACATGCCGTTCACGGCGACGTTCGGTCTGGCCATGCTCTGCCTGTCGGTTTGGCTGTTTGACTCCGACCGAGGCAGAGGGCGCCGCTGGCTCCTGGCTTTCTATGCTTTTCTCGCTCTGGCCACTTTGGCTAAAGGCCCGGTCAGCATCATTCTGTCGGGGGGATCATTTCTGCTTTGGGCCGCAGTCACAAGGAAGTGGGCCTTGCTTCGTCCCCTGCTTCATCCACTCGGGCTTTTGATCTTTCTTCTCATCAGCCTTCCGTGGTACTTCGCCTGCACTGTGCTTCACGGCACGGGCTTCCTCTATGCCTTCTTCATCTACCACAACTGGATCCGTTACCTGGAGCCGGTCTTCAAGCATCCTCAGCCCTTCTGGTTCTTTTGGGCGGTTTTGCCTCTGGCGATCTTTCCCTGGATCTTGCTCGTGCTGTTTCCTCTTCACCGCCTCTACCGCTTGCTCCGCTTCGGAGGAAAGGTTGCGCCAGCGTGGCCGTTCTTTGCTTGCTGGATTCTCTTTCCCCTCATTTTCTTCTCGTTCTCCCAGTCAAAGCTCCCCGGGTACATCCTTCCCTGCGTAGCTCCTTTGGTGGCGCTGATCGCGAGCGAACTGATCCCCCTGGGCGTCAGCTCCGGCGCCGGGAGAGCCGCTGTGATCTCGGCGGGTCTAGGGCTGGCTGGACTGTTGCTGGCAGCGCCATCCGTGCTCGCACAGTTTGCTCTGCGGGTCGAGATGGGTCACCTCATCGGCTTTGGAATGGCAGTGTTGCTAGCGATGGTTGCTTCCCTTGTTTTTCTCTCTCGCCGCCCTTCGAGCAAGGGCGCCGAGGAGTCGGGATCGGAAGCGCAAAGCAGCATGGCCCTTGCCCTGATCTCGCTGGTCCTGCTGGCAAGCGGCATGGTTCTTTATCTGAATCGTCGGGTCTTGCCGCTTATTGATGCGAGCCTGTCTGCCCGGCGACTCGCCACTGTTATCGGCACGCTTTCACCCGAAGCGCCGCTCTATCTGGCGACGGATCTGCCACGCTCCTGGCAATTCGGGCTGGAGTACTACCTGGAGGGCAGGTTGCCGCGGTTGCTTCCGAGCCGTCCCTCCGAGGGAATGCAGATACGTCTTCTCGCCACCCAACGCGCGCTGCCTCTTTTGCCGTTGAGCGGCTGGCGCGTTGCTGATGTTCGTGGGGTCGTCCCGACGCAAGAGATTGTTCTGCTGGAAGCGGTAGCTATCGCGCCCGGCGGATCACCGGAAGGTTCTGAAGGAAAAAAACCGTCAGCCGACGCTCGTACTCTCTCTTCTCCTCGTCCATCAAGGTAG
- a CDS encoding lysophospholipid acyltransferase family protein has protein sequence MRRGVEYALAWLALKALGLLPRRLARVAGAAMGRMVYWFHRRLRRVGAFNLGIAFPQMPPAERRRILKRMYRGLGWMLAEFAQFPRWAAAKAMPILIYDGFENFTRASEKGKGVICLTAHFGGWELSAFAHALYGYPLAYLNRPLDNRRLDGLINRYRCLSGCRAIDKNESARAIVKLLRGGGGVGILADQNMQPAEGVFVPFFGLPACTTSAIARIALKTGAAVVPSFVLWDSAARQYRLRFEPEVEMISTGDEEKDAVTNTARLAAILEQRVREYPDHWLWVHKRWHTRPPGEQPLYPF, from the coding sequence ATGCGTAGAGGCGTCGAATATGCGCTGGCCTGGCTGGCGCTGAAGGCACTCGGCCTGCTGCCGCGGAGGCTCGCCCGGGTAGCGGGTGCGGCCATGGGCCGGATGGTCTATTGGTTTCACCGGCGTCTCCGGCGCGTGGGAGCCTTTAACCTCGGCATCGCCTTCCCGCAGATGCCGCCGGCAGAACGCAGGCGCATTTTGAAGCGGATGTACCGCGGCCTCGGATGGATGCTGGCGGAATTCGCCCAGTTTCCCCGATGGGCGGCGGCGAAAGCCATGCCCATCCTCATCTACGACGGTTTTGAGAATTTCACCCGGGCAAGCGAAAAAGGCAAAGGGGTCATCTGCCTGACGGCTCATTTTGGCGGATGGGAGCTTTCCGCCTTTGCTCATGCCTTGTACGGCTATCCGCTTGCTTACCTCAATCGCCCGCTCGACAACCGGCGCCTCGATGGGCTCATCAATCGGTATCGGTGTCTTTCCGGATGCCGGGCCATTGACAAGAATGAATCGGCCCGCGCCATTGTGAAGTTATTGCGGGGCGGCGGAGGAGTGGGAATCCTGGCGGATCAAAACATGCAACCCGCCGAAGGCGTTTTCGTGCCGTTTTTCGGCCTCCCGGCGTGTACGACCAGCGCCATCGCAAGGATAGCGTTGAAGACGGGCGCGGCCGTGGTGCCTTCTTTCGTGCTCTGGGACTCCGCCGCGCGCCAATATAGACTCCGGTTCGAGCCGGAAGTGGAAATGATCTCGACCGGGGACGAGGAAAAGGATGCGGTGACGAATACGGCGCGGCTGGCCGCGATTCTGGAACAGCGCGTGCGCGAGTACCCGGACCATTGGCTGTGGGTTCACAAGCGATGGCACACCCGGCCGCCGGGCGAACAGCCGCTCTATCCCTTTTGA
- a CDS encoding GNAT family N-acetyltransferase — protein sequence MEILDLRQVTASELDPLFEEERLAWSEQLQWDYHDSVATIKRFVDARTLPGYVAMENRRAVGYSFFVYEDHKGLVGDLFVSPRHAPAGVEQKLLDHTLETLQASPNVRRIEAQLIPFSVGSYREAFAARGFRLFPRNFMLLSLHRSDLSPRPVSASLRIEHWRDRHFEKTAGLIVESYLGHIDSQINDQYETQTGALKFLKNIIIFPGCGMFQADCSFVATEIGTERLAGVILTSRVAEHVGHITQICVIPEYRCFGLGSRLLAETFLSLRRRRYTGVSLTVTAANPAVRLYERLGFATMKTFDAAVWNAG from the coding sequence ATGGAGATCCTCGACCTTCGCCAGGTGACGGCCAGCGAACTGGACCCGCTCTTCGAGGAAGAACGGCTTGCCTGGAGCGAGCAACTCCAGTGGGACTATCACGACTCCGTCGCGACCATCAAACGATTCGTGGATGCCCGGACGCTGCCCGGCTACGTCGCCATGGAGAATCGCCGCGCGGTGGGCTACTCCTTTTTTGTCTATGAAGATCACAAGGGCCTGGTGGGCGACCTGTTTGTTTCGCCTCGCCATGCTCCGGCCGGCGTGGAACAGAAGCTGCTCGATCACACCCTGGAAACGCTCCAGGCCTCCCCCAATGTGCGCCGCATCGAGGCGCAACTGATTCCCTTCAGCGTTGGTTCCTACCGGGAAGCTTTTGCCGCGCGCGGCTTTCGGCTCTTTCCCCGCAACTTCATGCTTCTTTCTCTCCACCGCAGTGATCTATCCCCCCGGCCGGTCTCTGCCTCGCTGCGGATCGAGCATTGGCGTGACCGCCATTTTGAAAAAACCGCCGGGTTGATTGTGGAAAGCTATCTGGGACACATAGACAGCCAGATCAACGACCAGTATGAGACCCAGACAGGGGCCTTGAAGTTTCTGAAGAACATCATCATCTTCCCGGGTTGCGGAATGTTTCAAGCCGACTGTTCGTTTGTGGCCACGGAAATCGGAACCGAAAGGCTGGCTGGAGTCATCCTGACTTCCCGAGTGGCCGAGCACGTCGGCCACATCACCCAAATTTGCGTCATTCCCGAGTACCGCTGCTTCGGTCTCGGCTCCCGGCTGCTGGCAGAGACCTTCCTCTCGCTGCGCCGGCGCCGCTACACGGGCGTCTCGTTGACCGTTACGGCAGCGAATCCGGCGGTCCGGCTCTACGAGCGACTGGGGTTTGCCACGATGAAAACATTTGATGCCGCCGTTTGGAATGCCGGGTAG
- the lpxD gene encoding UDP-3-O-(3-hydroxymyristoyl)glucosamine N-acyltransferase: MGATAKEIAEYVGAGLEGDPSLRISGIANPETARAEDLIYVESPRWVERTMASAAQCVIAGEGVRLTGKTVIRSSQPKLALARAAARFFPARPAAAEIHATAIISPGARLGGRVSVGPFAVIEANAEVGEGSSIAAGCYVGEGVHLGQECKLYPNVVIYAGVRLGDRVIVHAGTVIGSDGFGYVLDEGAYLKFPQLGTLVIEDDVELGSNSTVDRGSLGETRIGRGTKIDNLVQVAHNVQIGRHCVIAAQTGISGSSSLGEYVVVGGQVGIGDHVRIENRAVLGAQAGIPSNKIIRGEATYWGTPARKIEDFKRQHAAASRLPELMEELRELRKQVAELRGGRL; encoded by the coding sequence ATGGGCGCGACAGCGAAAGAGATTGCCGAGTACGTGGGTGCAGGGCTTGAAGGCGATCCTTCCTTGCGGATAAGCGGGATAGCCAACCCGGAAACGGCGCGCGCGGAAGATTTGATTTACGTGGAGTCGCCACGCTGGGTCGAACGAACGATGGCGTCGGCGGCGCAATGCGTCATTGCTGGCGAAGGGGTCCGGCTCACCGGCAAGACGGTCATCCGCTCGAGCCAGCCGAAGTTGGCCCTCGCCCGGGCGGCTGCTCGCTTCTTTCCTGCCAGGCCGGCGGCGGCCGAGATTCATGCCACGGCCATCATCTCGCCCGGGGCGCGACTCGGTGGGCGAGTCAGCGTGGGTCCGTTCGCAGTGATCGAAGCGAATGCTGAGGTTGGTGAGGGCAGCTCGATAGCCGCAGGGTGCTATGTCGGCGAGGGAGTTCATCTCGGTCAGGAATGCAAGCTCTACCCGAACGTGGTCATTTATGCCGGCGTTCGGCTGGGCGATCGCGTAATCGTCCACGCCGGCACCGTGATCGGCAGTGACGGTTTTGGCTACGTTTTGGATGAGGGCGCCTATCTGAAATTTCCGCAACTCGGTACCCTGGTCATCGAGGACGACGTCGAGCTAGGCAGCAATTCGACCGTAGATCGCGGGTCGCTCGGCGAGACCCGTATCGGCCGCGGAACCAAGATTGACAACCTGGTGCAGGTGGCGCACAACGTACAAATAGGCCGGCATTGCGTGATTGCCGCTCAGACGGGCATTTCCGGAAGCAGCAGCCTGGGAGAATATGTGGTCGTGGGCGGCCAGGTAGGCATCGGCGATCACGTGCGGATTGAGAACCGCGCTGTGCTCGGTGCGCAAGCCGGGATTCCATCCAACAAGATCATTCGCGGCGAGGCTACCTATTGGGGCACGCCGGCGCGGAAGATCGAGGATTTCAAGCGGCAGCATGCGGCGGCCTCTCGCCTGCCCGAACTGATGGAAGAGCTGCGCGAATTACGAAAGCAAGTGGCCGAACTCCGTGGCGGAAGGCTCTAG
- a CDS encoding 4-hydroxy-3-methylbut-2-enyl diphosphate reductase — translation MAHQEKILLLPQPRGFCAGVVRAIDIVKIALETFGKPVYVRREIVHNRHVVEELAQRGAIFVEGLEEVPAGARVIFSAHGVSPEVRQQAVERRLRVIDATCPLVTKVHLEAIRYARDNYTIVLIGHRDHDEVIGTLGEAPENIRLISSPEHVDSLEVPDPERVVFLTQTTLSLDDTKEIVERLQQRFPKILSPPAQDICYATQNRQVAVKSIAARADVILVVGAENSSNSNRLVEVAEKSGTRAYLIRSWRDIRPEWIARASRIGLTAGASTPEVLVEQVVVHLREAGFTRVEEMEVVEENVRFGLPPELRHEEVSAAAQSPFLII, via the coding sequence ATGGCACACCAAGAGAAAATTCTTTTACTGCCTCAACCGCGTGGCTTTTGCGCTGGCGTCGTGCGCGCGATTGACATCGTGAAGATTGCTCTCGAAACGTTCGGCAAGCCCGTCTATGTCCGGAGAGAAATTGTCCACAACCGTCATGTGGTGGAAGAGCTGGCGCAAAGGGGCGCTATCTTTGTGGAAGGGCTCGAGGAGGTGCCGGCCGGCGCGCGGGTGATCTTCAGCGCCCATGGCGTTTCCCCCGAGGTGCGCCAGCAGGCCGTCGAGCGCCGGCTCAGAGTCATTGACGCAACCTGCCCGTTGGTGACCAAGGTCCACCTTGAAGCCATCCGTTACGCCCGCGATAACTACACGATTGTGCTCATCGGCCACCGCGATCACGACGAGGTCATTGGCACGCTCGGCGAAGCGCCGGAAAACATCCGGCTGATCTCTTCCCCGGAGCACGTGGATAGCCTCGAGGTTCCCGACCCGGAGCGGGTCGTCTTTCTCACGCAAACCACCCTCTCCCTGGACGACACCAAAGAGATTGTGGAGCGCTTGCAGCAACGTTTTCCGAAAATCCTTTCGCCCCCGGCGCAGGACATCTGCTATGCCACCCAGAACCGGCAGGTGGCGGTAAAATCCATTGCTGCCCGGGCGGATGTCATCCTGGTGGTAGGCGCCGAGAACAGCTCCAATTCGAACCGGCTTGTTGAAGTGGCCGAGAAGTCCGGCACGCGCGCCTATCTCATTCGCAGTTGGCGAGACATCCGGCCGGAATGGATTGCCCGGGCGAGCAGGATTGGCCTGACCGCTGGCGCCTCGACGCCGGAGGTTCTGGTCGAGCAGGTGGTGGTGCATCTGCGCGAGGCAGGCTTTACCCGGGTGGAAGAGATGGAAGTGGTTGAAGAAAATGTCCGTTTTGGTCTGCCGCCTGAATTGCGACATGAAGAAGTTTCCGCCGCAGCTCAGTCACCCTTTTTGATTATCTAG
- a CDS encoding ABC transporter permease, with translation MSAILAVLYREYKIRLTNLTWLFYDLLLPLGYLLIFGVGFTHALGSEVPGLTVDYNAFFLAGVLAMAGIGIASNTAWAFFVDRDNGIFYEFLTYPLRRGEFLVGKILFNILLAVLQGMLTIGLAVAVLRVPIAWPGLPLTILGIVTGTAGWFFFFAVFALRIRRNDIFNTIVSLFYFVFLLASSMFYPLERAPTWFRVAAYLNPTTWQVDFLRFSTIGLGSARRVAMEALAFLVFASASFVLASRSFQRRD, from the coding sequence TTGAGCGCCATCCTGGCGGTTCTCTACCGCGAGTACAAGATACGCCTGACGAATCTCACCTGGCTTTTTTACGATCTCCTGTTGCCGCTTGGCTACTTGCTGATTTTCGGCGTGGGTTTCACCCACGCGCTGGGCAGCGAAGTCCCCGGTCTTACGGTGGACTACAACGCATTCTTTCTCGCCGGCGTCCTGGCCATGGCCGGCATCGGGATCGCGTCGAATACGGCCTGGGCATTTTTTGTGGATCGGGACAATGGAATTTTCTATGAATTCTTGACCTACCCGCTTCGACGCGGCGAGTTCCTGGTGGGCAAGATCCTGTTCAACATCCTGCTGGCCGTCTTGCAGGGGATGCTGACAATCGGCCTGGCCGTCGCCGTATTGCGGGTGCCCATCGCCTGGCCGGGGTTGCCCCTGACCATCCTGGGCATCGTGACGGGTACGGCTGGTTGGTTCTTCTTTTTTGCGGTCTTTGCCCTGCGCATCCGCCGCAATGATATTTTCAACACCATCGTTTCGCTCTTCTATTTCGTGTTTCTGCTTGCCAGCAGCATGTTCTATCCGCTGGAGCGCGCGCCCACGTGGTTTCGGGTGGCGGCTTATCTCAACCCGACGACCTGGCAGGTTGACTTTCTGCGCTTTTCTACGATTGGTCTGGGTTCAGCGAGGCGGGTGGCGATGGAGGCGCTAGCCTTCCTGGTTTTCGCATCGGCCTCGTTTGTCCTTGCTTCGCGCTCCTTCCAGCGGCGCGACTGA
- a CDS encoding alpha/beta hydrolase, translating to MPAVRNVLSELRYPTTLWARLLAGVLSIVFFGFLLLTAVVGFCLYHVLMPQNTSENINPARLIGHITPTAFATADGLRRVGWFLPGAKGAPVIVLCHGYGSNRGSALALATSLQEHRYNVFLFNFSGHGDSPGRYTTLGFGEVEELVGAMRMLLTRDDVDPERAAIWGLSMGGYVALEAAGKIPQVKFVIADSIYASPFDLMAYQIDQIGPGTLPLVKPYAMLLFKLLNFRYRARPPLTHDPSRLRAVTKLFIEGNDSPEFFRMTRAIYDVAPEPKQEWVLPRTNYPTLMDEEKREYERRLTVFFLQNLPVIRRAR from the coding sequence ATGCCTGCGGTTCGCAATGTCCTCTCGGAGCTGCGCTATCCTACCACGTTGTGGGCCAGGCTCCTTGCCGGGGTTCTTTCCATCGTTTTTTTTGGCTTCCTTTTGCTTACCGCGGTCGTCGGCTTTTGCCTCTATCATGTCCTGATGCCGCAGAATACCAGCGAAAACATTAACCCTGCCCGGTTGATCGGCCACATCACCCCTACCGCCTTTGCCACTGCCGACGGGCTTCGCCGCGTGGGATGGTTCTTGCCGGGCGCGAAGGGTGCTCCCGTCATTGTCCTTTGCCATGGGTACGGCTCCAACCGCGGCTCAGCCTTGGCGCTGGCCACCTCGCTCCAGGAACACCGCTACAACGTTTTTCTCTTCAATTTTAGCGGCCATGGTGACAGCCCCGGAAGATACACCACCCTGGGCTTTGGCGAGGTGGAGGAGCTCGTGGGAGCGATGCGGATGCTGCTCACCCGCGACGATGTTGACCCGGAACGGGCGGCGATCTGGGGACTTTCGATGGGGGGCTACGTCGCGCTCGAAGCAGCCGGGAAGATTCCGCAAGTCAAGTTCGTGATTGCCGACTCGATCTACGCCTCGCCTTTTGACCTGATGGCCTATCAGATTGATCAGATTGGTCCGGGCACGCTGCCGCTGGTCAAACCGTACGCGATGTTGCTGTTCAAGTTGCTGAATTTTCGCTATCGTGCGCGCCCGCCGCTCACCCACGACCCTTCCCGGCTGCGTGCCGTGACAAAGCTTTTCATTGAGGGAAACGATAGCCCCGAGTTTTTCCGCATGACGCGGGCGATTTATGACGTCGCCCCTGAACCGAAACAGGAATGGGTACTGCCGCGGACGAACTACCCTACCTTGATGGACGAGGAGAAGAGAGAGTACGAGCGTCGGCTGACGGTTTTTTTCCTTCAGAACCTTCCGGTGATCCGCCGGGCGCGATAG